The following coding sequences lie in one Salarias fasciatus chromosome 7 unlocalized genomic scaffold, fSalaFa1.1 super_scaffold_4, whole genome shotgun sequence genomic window:
- the zbtb7c gene encoding zinc finger and BTB domain-containing protein 7C — MVHHREEDLIGIPFPNHSSDVLCSLNEQRRDGLLCDVILIVRDQEYRTHRSVLAACSQYFKKLFTVATADGGDPHHAAAVYEIDFVAPESLTAILEFAYTSTLTVTASNVKEILNAAQMLEIPCIINVCLEIMDSGGGGGGADGGGREEEGEEDEEEEEEDEEEEEEDEEEEAGSRKDEQEEEEDNVSERSLQSLESRGEQTPPGTGDSPPPSTSAYRQQFDLHRESSQSQSPDATRAKQESIEGRALKDFSIESLLQEGLYPRMSTLDRRASFSPLLPGFYPSVWAADFPAFPPQLHHQHPHTGAPSQARRQHPFPTSAPLEAPRPLDLAVKREIIKEEMKEEVPPSLLQGDFLKEFVGSGMGGAVNAGSLPSEGHSLGPIKDEVDFRSYLSFLSSASHLSALFPPWQLEEERKMKPKASQQCPICNKVIQGAGKLPRHMRTHTGEKPYMCTICEVRFTRQDKLKIHMRKHTGERPYICLHCNSKFVHNYDLKNHLRIHTGVRPYQCEHCYKSFTRSDHLHRHIKRQSCRISRPRRGRKPAAWRSAPTSNFLCPPAATPNRFEENGLSPAYQGVKGHGLGELLGLGNRGLGFKSADRESREERRAEGRHVAEEEKAGAGRQRGVFAFALAGEEVLTHSPFYAATSDPWTMRLERAPPIPEPAK, encoded by the exons ATGGTTCACCACAGAGAGGAGGACCTGATCGGGATCCCCTTCCCGAACCACAGCAGCGACGTCCTGTGCAGCCTGAACGAGCAGCGCCGCGACGGCCTGCTCTGCGACGTCATCCTCATCGTCCGCGACCAGGAGTACCGCACCCACCGCTCCGTCCTCGCTGCCTGCAGTCAGTACTTCAAGAAGCTCTTCACCGTGGCCACCGCCGACGGCGGGGATCCTCatcacgccgccgccgtgtaCGAAATTGACTTTGTGGCTCCGGAGTCTCTGACGGCCATCTTGGAGTTCGCCTACACTTCTACCCTGACGGTGACGGCGTCCAACGTCAAGGAGATCCTCAACGCGGCGCAGATGCTGGAGATTCCCTGCATCATCAACGTTTGCCTGGAGATCATGGACAGCGGCGGTGGCGGAGGCGGCGCGGACGGAGGAGggcgagaggaggaaggagaggaggacgaagaggaggaggaggaggacgaggaggaggaggaggaggacgaggaggaggaggcgggttCGAGAAAGgacgagcaggaggaagaggaggacaacGTCAGCGAGAGGTCGCTGCAGTCGCTGGAGAGCAGGGGGGAGCAGACGCCCCCAGGGACGGGGGATTCGCCCCCTCCCAGCACCTCCGCCTACCGCCAGCAGTTCGACCTGCACAGAGAGTCGTCCCAGTCTCAGTCTCCAGACGCCACGAGGGCCAAACAG gagagTATTGAGGGTCGCGCTCTGAAGGACTTCTCCATTGAATCTCTTCTCCAAGAAGGGCTGTACCCCCGCATGTCAACACTGGACAGGAGGGCCAGCTTCTCGCCTCTCCTCCCGGGATTCTACCCCTCCGTGTGGGCCGCAGACTTCCCGGCGTTCCCTccgcagctccaccaccagcatcCCCACACCGGAGCCCCGTCGCAGGCCAGGCGCCAGCACCCGTTCCCGACCTCGGCACCGCTCGAGGCCCCCAGGCCCCTCGACCTCGCCGTGAAGCGAGAGATCATAAAGGAGGAGATGAAAGAGGAAGTCCCGCCCAGCCTGCTGCAAGGTGACTTCCTGAAAGAGTTCGTCGGCTCGGGCATGGGCGGCGCGGTGAACGCCGGGTCGCTGCCCTCAGAGGGTCACTCACTGGGCCCCATTAAAGACGAGGTGGACTTCCGGTCGTACTTGAGCTTCTTGAGCTCTGCGTCCCACCTGAGCGCGCTATTCCCTCCctggcagctggaggaggagaggaagatgaaacCCAAGGCGTCGCAGCAGTGTCCCATCTGCAACAAAGTCATCCAGGGAGCCGGGAAGCTGCCGCGACACATGAGGACACATACGGGAGAGAAACCATACATGTGCACCATCTGTGAAGTACGATTCACCAG aCAAGACAAACTCAAAATCCACATGCGGAAGCACACGGGCGAGCGTCCCTACATCTGCCTCCACTGCAACTCCAAGTTTGTCCACAACTACGACCTGAAGAACCACCTGCGCATTCACACGGGGGTCCGGCCCTACCAGTGCGAGCACTGCTACAAGAGCTTCACGCGCTCCGACCACCTGCACCGGCACATCAAGAGGCAGAGCTGCCGCATCTCCCGCCCCCGGCGAGGACGGAAGCCGGCCGCCTGGCGGTCCGCGCCCACCAGCAACTTCCTGTGCCCCCCCGCCGCCACGCCCAACCGGTTCGAGGAGAACGGGCTGAGCCCCGCGTACcagggggtcaagggtcacggACTTGGGGAGCTGCTCGGCCTCGGGAACAGGGGTCTGGGGTTCAAGAGCGCGGACAGGGAGAGCCGGGAGGAACGGCGAGCAGAGGGCAGGCACGTCgcggaggaggagaaggcggGGGCGGGGAGGCAGAGGGGAGTGTTTGCCTTCGCCCTGGCTGGAGAAGAAGTGCTAACCCATTCTCCATTTTATGCTgccacctctgacccctggaCCATGAGACTGGAGCGTGCTCCACCCATCCCTGAGCCGGCCAAATga